Genomic DNA from Campylobacter concisus:
ATGCTTTTTGTTAGTATTTTAGGGCTTGTGGTAAATTTGGTCGTGGCTATTTATATGCATAAAAGTGCTGATACAAAAGAAAATTTAAATATGAAAGGTGCTTATTTGCACGTGCTTGGCGATACGCTTGGCTCAGTTGGCGCCATCATTGCGGCGCTTCTTGTGATGAAATTTAACTTCACGCAGGCTGACAGCATCGCAAGTATCTTTGTCTCGCTACTCATCATAAAAAGTGGCGCTAGCTTGCTAAAAGATAGCTTTAATATCCTGATCGAAGCCGTGCCGCTTAAGCTTGATACGGATGAAATTTTAGGCGTTATAAAGAGCGTAGATGGCGTTAAAATCGTGCATGACTTGCATATATGGGCGATAAATGCTGGCACAAACGCGCTCATAGCCCACGTGGTGGTGGATGATGCGCTAAACGTGGCTGAAATTTCAAAGATGATAAAGCGCATCGAGCACGAGCTTTCTCACGTTGGCATCGGCCATGTCACGCTTCAGTTTGAGAGCGAGAACCTTGGACATAAAGACGATCTCATCTGCGAGCTAAAAAGCGCGCATAAAGACGAGCACTTTGGGCATCATCACTAAAATTTGACGGAAAAGGCTTAAATTTAATGTTTCGTGTAAGAAATGAATATCTAGTAGTCGTGGCTATGGGGTTGCTTTGTGTTTTTATTGATATAACCCATCTTATCGCAGTAAATTTTGTAGTAGCCTTGATTTGCGCTCTATTTTGTATGAAAAAGGATTATATATTTATTTTGTTGCTGGCGTTAAATTTTGCTCTGTATTTTAATGTCATAGATGCTCCGTTTGAACAACCAGAGCTTTGGACTTATCATGTGCCAGCGCTGGCAACTGCGACATACGGGCTTAGTACTTTAGTTTATGCTTCAGCTTTTTTAGCTTTTTTACCGCTTTTTGCTTATCTTTATTTTTTATATTCACTTTGCGTTGTGCTCTGCGCTTTGCGTAAAAGTTTAAGAGCTAAATTTGAGCTTTAAATTTAAGCCTTGCTAGCCTAGCAAACTCATTTTTACTCAACTTTAACGATTTTTTTTATAAAATCGCCTAAAATTTAACTAGGGATTTTATGAAAAACATTAGAAACTTTAG
This window encodes:
- a CDS encoding cation diffusion facilitator family transporter encodes the protein MHNKSVLRNSFFLIFTFMVVEAVFGFVSNSLALISDAFHMLSDAAALFLSLIAFKISEKRANLQKTFGYKRVEIIAAFINAIALIALAVFVVVEAIIRLFNEPEIEAETMLFVSILGLVVNLVVAIYMHKSADTKENLNMKGAYLHVLGDTLGSVGAIIAALLVMKFNFTQADSIASIFVSLLIIKSGASLLKDSFNILIEAVPLKLDTDEILGVIKSVDGVKIVHDLHIWAINAGTNALIAHVVVDDALNVAEISKMIKRIEHELSHVGIGHVTLQFESENLGHKDDLICELKSAHKDEHFGHHH
- a CDS encoding transporter; this translates as MFRVRNEYLVVVAMGLLCVFIDITHLIAVNFVVALICALFCMKKDYIFILLLALNFALYFNVIDAPFEQPELWTYHVPALATATYGLSTLVYASAFLAFLPLFAYLYFLYSLCVVLCALRKSLRAKFEL